GTTCTACACCCCGGGCGTCAGCTGCCCGCATTGCTGGGATTCGCTGCCGGAGAAGACCCGCGCCGGTGCCCGCGAGCGGCAGAAACAGATCGAGCTGGCCAAGGCGCGCAACCTGCCGCACCCTCTGGGCTACAACCCCCGCCAATCCTCCGAGGCCTGACCATGCCTGCACGCCTGCTCTACGTGATGGACCCGATGTGTTCCTGGTGCTGGGGCTTTGCCCCGGTGCTCGAGTCCCTCGCCGAGCAGGCGGCCGCCGCCGGGGTGCCGCTGCAGCTGGTGGTCGGCGGCCTGCGCCGTGAGCGCATCGGCGTCGATGCGGCGGCGCGGGTGCGTTACCTGGGCTACTGGCAGGCGGTCAACGCCAGTACCGGGCAGCTGTTCAACTTCGAGCAGGGGCTGCCCGAGGGGCTGGTCTACGATACCGAGCCGGCCTGCCGGGCCCTGGTCACCGCGCGCCAGCTCGACCCCGAGAGCACCTGGCCGCTGGCCAAGCTGATCCAGCAGGCGTTCTACACCGAAGGCGTCGATGTGACCCAGGCCGGGCAGCTGGTGCGCCTGGCCGAGCAGGCCGGGATTCCGCGCATCGAGTTCGCCGAGGCCTTCGACAGCCCGGCTGCCCATGCGGCCACTGCCGCCGACTTTGCCTGGGTGCAGGATCTGGGCATCGCCGGTTTCCCCACACTGCTGGCCGAGCGCGATGGCCAGCTGGCCCTGCTGACCAACGGCTACCAGCCGCTCGACGCTCTGGCGCCGCTGCTCGGGCGCTGGCTGGAGCGCGCCGCCCATGGCTGACCGGCTGAGCTGGGCAGAAATCCGTCGCCTGGCCCTACAGCACAAGAAGCCCCTGGTCCTGGCCAATGTCGTGGCGCTGCTGGCGACCCTGTGCAGCGTGCCGATTCCACTGCTGCTGCCGCTGCTGGTCGACGAAGTGCTGCTGGGCGATGGCGACGCCGCGCTCAAGGTGATGGATCACTTCCTGCCCGGCGCCTGGGAGAGCGCGGCCGGCTATATCGGCCTGATGCTGCTGCTGACCCTGCTGCTGCGCGGCGCGGCGCTGGTGTTCAACGTCCTGCAGGCACGCCAGTTCGCGCGCCTGTCCAAGGACATCGTCTACCGCATCCGCATTCGCCTGATCGAGCGGCTCAAGCGCATCTCCCTCGGCGAGTACGAGAGCCTCGGCGGCGGCACCGTAACGACTCATCTGGTCACCGACCTGGACACCCTGGACAAGTTCGTCGGCGAGACCCTCAGCCGCTTCCTGGTGGCGATCCTGACCCTGACCGGCACCGCGGCCATTCTGCTGTGGATGCACTGGCAGCTGGCGCTGCTGATCCTGCTGTTCAACCCCCTGGTGATCTTCGCCTCGGTGCAGCTGGGCAAGCGGGTCAAGCAGCTGAAGAAGCTGGAAAACGACAGCACCTCGCGCTTCACCCAGGCGCTCACCGAGACCCTGGAGGCGATTCAGGAGATTCGCGCGAGCAACCGCCAGGGCTACTTCCTCGGTCGCCTCGGCGGCCGCGCCCGGGAAGTGCGCGACTACGCCACCGCCTCGCAGTGGAAGAGCGATGCCTCCAACCGCGCCAGCGGCCTGCTGTTCCAGTTCGGCATCGACGTGTTCCGCGCCGCGGCCATGCTCACCGTGCTGTTCTCCGACCTGTCGATCGGCCAGATGCTCGCGGTGTTCAGCTACCTGTGGTTCATGATCGGCCCGGTCGAGCAGCTGCTCAGCCTGCAGTACGCCTTCTACGCCGCCGGCGGCGCCCTGCAGCGGATCAACGAGCTGCTGGCGCGGGCCGACGAGCCGCAGTATGCGGGGCGCATCGACCCGTTCAAGGGGCGCGAGACGGTGGGTATCGAGGTGAAGGGGCTGACCTTCGCCTACAACGACGAGCCGGTGCTGGACCGCCTCGACCTGAGCATCGGCGCCGGCGAGAAGGTCGCCATAGTCGGCGCCAGCGGCGGCGGCAAGAGCACCCTGGTGCAGCTGCTGCTCGGCCTCTACACGCCCCAGGCCGGCACCATCAGCTTCGGCGGCAGCAGCCAGGCGGAGATCGGCCTGGAAAAGGTTCGCGAGCAGATCGCCGTGGTGCTGCAGCACCCGGCGCTGTTCAACGACACGGTGCGCGCCAACCTGTGCATGGGCCGCGAACGCAGCGACGAGGCCTGCTGGCGGGCGCTGGAGATCGCCCAGCTGGCCACCACCATCGGCATGCTGCCGCAGGGGCTGGACACCATAGTCGGCCGCTCGGGCGTGCGCCTGTCCGGCGGCCAGCGCCAGCGCCTGGCGATCGCCCGCATGGTGCTGGCCGAGCCCAAGGTGGTGATTCTCGACGAAGCCACCTCGGCCCTGGATGCCGCCACCGAGTACTCCCTGCACCAGGCCCTGGCGCAGTTCCTCAACGGCCGCACCACCCTGATCATCGCCCACCGCCTGAGCGCGGTGAAGCAGGCCGACCGGGTGCTGGTGTTCGATGGCGGGCGCATCGCCGAAGATGGCGACCACCAGCAGCTGATTGCCGTGGGTGGGCTCTACGCCAAGTTGTATGGGCATTTGCAGCAGCACTGAGTCCCGGTGGGCATCAGGTGTGCGGTTGGCGCTGAGTCAGGGGGCGCTGCGGTTGGCCGCCGGCTTGCCTGCCGATGTCAGCTCGGGCCCCGCGCTCCACTGCTTCAGTTCTTCGGCCCGTGCGCGGCTTTCGGCCAGTGGCTTGTCCAGTATCTCGTTGTAGTAGTCCAGCCAGCTGCGTGAGCCAGGGATCATGCCGGCCAGTTCACCCATGCCGGTTTTCAGGGCGGCAAGGCTTTTCTGGTAGCTCTGTTCCTGGCCGATCAGGGTCTTGGCCACTTGTTGAATGGCGTCCGGACTGTTGACCACAGGTGCGGTCGACAGGGTTTTGCTGCCTTGGGCGGCCACAAGCTGGTTGTTTTGCTGCTCCAGGGCGGCGAGCTTCTTTTCCAGCAGCAGCTGCTGGTTCTGCAGGTCCTGTAGCTGTTGTGCATCGGCGCCGGGGCTTGTCTCGCGGAGTAGGGTCGCGGTTGACCAACTGGCAAGCACAACGACCAGCATCAACGCCAGGCCAATCAGCACGATGCGGTCGACTCGTCGGCCTTTCTCCAGCCGTTCAAGGCGCTGCTCGTCGCTGGGCGGCGCGCTTGCCAGGTCATAGGTTTCTGGGTTGTCGCTGTTCATGCCCGCTACGCCTCCTTGTAATGCTTGTCAGGATAATCGAGAAATTGATGGCCAGGAGCCACTACTTTAAGGTGGTGGCGATTGCCTTCAGGTCGCCTCAGCCGTTTGCTCCATTCTGTTGCTGGCGGTTCTGGGCGTACTGTTCCAGCCCCTGGCTGATCAGTTGCTGCAATTCGCCGTTGTTCCAGGGTTTGTCGATCAGCTGGT
The genomic region above belongs to Pseudomonas benzenivorans and contains:
- a CDS encoding DsbA family protein, encoding MPARLLYVMDPMCSWCWGFAPVLESLAEQAAAAGVPLQLVVGGLRRERIGVDAAARVRYLGYWQAVNASTGQLFNFEQGLPEGLVYDTEPACRALVTARQLDPESTWPLAKLIQQAFYTEGVDVTQAGQLVRLAEQAGIPRIEFAEAFDSPAAHAATAADFAWVQDLGIAGFPTLLAERDGQLALLTNGYQPLDALAPLLGRWLERAAHG
- a CDS encoding ABC transporter ATP-binding protein; the encoded protein is MADRLSWAEIRRLALQHKKPLVLANVVALLATLCSVPIPLLLPLLVDEVLLGDGDAALKVMDHFLPGAWESAAGYIGLMLLLTLLLRGAALVFNVLQARQFARLSKDIVYRIRIRLIERLKRISLGEYESLGGGTVTTHLVTDLDTLDKFVGETLSRFLVAILTLTGTAAILLWMHWQLALLILLFNPLVIFASVQLGKRVKQLKKLENDSTSRFTQALTETLEAIQEIRASNRQGYFLGRLGGRAREVRDYATASQWKSDASNRASGLLFQFGIDVFRAAAMLTVLFSDLSIGQMLAVFSYLWFMIGPVEQLLSLQYAFYAAGGALQRINELLARADEPQYAGRIDPFKGRETVGIEVKGLTFAYNDEPVLDRLDLSIGAGEKVAIVGASGGGKSTLVQLLLGLYTPQAGTISFGGSSQAEIGLEKVREQIAVVLQHPALFNDTVRANLCMGRERSDEACWRALEIAQLATTIGMLPQGLDTIVGRSGVRLSGGQRQRLAIARMVLAEPKVVILDEATSALDAATEYSLHQALAQFLNGRTTLIIAHRLSAVKQADRVLVFDGGRIAEDGDHQQLIAVGGLYAKLYGHLQQH